The Clostridia bacterium genome includes the window TTTTTCTCAATAATTTTATCACCCATAAGCATTAGGCCCTCTGCCGTTTTTACTGCAGCTGCAGGCTTTGCCCAAATAACTTCATATATTTTATCCTGCTCTTTCACCAGTTCCTCATCTGTGATGTCAAAGCCATGGGTAATCAGCCATCGTCTTACCTTATCCGAGTCCCTCATTGGTTGAAGTATCAAAAGCTTTGCACTTTCCGCCACCTTCGCATCTTTATCCAATATGTCCCTTATCAGAATTCCTCCCATACCAGCAATAACAATCACTTCTGCTTCCTTCGGTGCTATAACCTCAAGGCCGTTTCCTTGACGTACTCTTACTGACTCCTCAACCTTATGACTTTTGAGTGCTTTTTTTGATATTTCTACAGGACCGCTGTTTATATCAGTAGCAATTGCGCTTTTTACCCGTCCGTTTTTCACCAGATATATAGGAAGATAAGCATGGTCTGAGCCAATATCTGCAACTGTTTCAAAGCCTTGTATGCTGTCTGCAATAATTTTTAATCTGGGAGTAAGTATCAAAATCATCATCCTAACTTTTTTGCCTCGTGCCTCGTGTCACGTGCCTCGTGCTTTGAGCTAAGCTTCGAAGCCTTGCTTAAGTCCTCGAAACCCCGTAACCTCGTAACCTCGTAACCTCGTACCAGAAGATTTGCAAAATCTTCTTATTCATTATACTACACTTTATTGATTTTTTTATTATAAATTGAGAAAAATATGTCTAAGGGAGTGAAAAGCATGAGTAAAAAAATCCATATGAAACCAGAAATAATACAAAAATTCAATTGGGGAGGAACTACAAAAGAGTGGGAAGATGAGGCGCATAAGCTTTCCAATCAGCTTGAGACCATGACTGCAGTCAACGCGATAATAGAAAGTCAAGACTGTGAAAGCGACATCAAAACATCCCCAACCGGAGATAACAAATAAGCGCAGCAAAAAACCTGATACATATGTATCAGGTTTATTATTGTCATAAATGGTGGGCCTTCAGGGACTCGAACCCCGGACCAACCGGTTATGAGCCGGTTGCTCTAACCAACTGAGCTAAAGGCCCTAAAATGGCTCCCCAAGTTGGACTTGAACCAACGACCCTGCGGTTAACAGCCGCATGCTCTACCGACTGAGCTATTGAGGAACTTCAAACTGACAAATATTATTTTACTAACTTTTATTATGAAAGTCAACAGTAAATTTTGTATCAAATTGATTTTTTTTGAGTTTTTCTATTCAAGGAAATCCTTCAGCTTCTTACTTCTGCTTGGATGTCTGAGCTTCCTTAATGCCTTTGCTTCAATCTGTCTTATACGCTCTCTGGTGACATTAAACTCCTTGCCCACTTCCTCCAATGTCCTCGCTCTTCCATCCTCAAGACCGAATCTGAGCTTAAGCACCTTTTCTTCTCTCGGAGTTAAGGTATCAAGAACTTCCATAAGCTGTTCCTTAAGCAGTGTAAATGCTGCCGATTCTGCAGGCGCAGGAGCGTCTTCATCCGGTATGAAGTCACCCAAGTGGCTGTCTTCTTCTTCACCTATAGGAGTTTCAAGAGATACAGGTTCTTGGGCAATTTTCATAATCTCCCTCACCTTATCCACTGTCATTCCCATTTCGTTTGCTATTTCTTCTGGGATAGGATCTCTGCCCAGCTCCTGAAGGAGCTGTCTTGAAACCCTTATAAGCTTATTTATTGTTTCAACCATATGCACAGGTATCCTAATAGTTCTTGCCTGGTCAGCAATAGCTCTTGTTATTGCCTGTCTAATCCACCAGGTAGCATAGGTACTGAACTTGAAGCCTTTTGTATAATCAAACTTCTCAACAGCCTTTATAAGTCCGAGGTTTCCTTCCTGAATAAGATCCAGGAACAGCATCCCTCTTCCTACATACCTCTTTGCTATGCTAACTACCAATCTAAGGTTTGCTTCTGTAAGCTTCCTCTTAGCATCAAGATCATTTCTCTTAATTTTATTAGCTAAGTCAACCTCTTCTTCTGAACTCAGCAGTGGCACTTTGCCTATTTCCTTTAGATACATTCTAACAGGGTCGTCTATGCTAATACCTTCTGGAATGCTTATATCGAGATCCACTTCTTCAGTTTCTTCATCAAGTGGCGGCATATCAACGTCATTTTCTACAGCTCCCACTACATCTATACCTTTGGTTTCCAGGTATTCATACAGTTTATCAATCTGCTCCGGATCCATTTCTACTTCTTCAAAGGTATCCATTATTTCTTTATATGTCAGCGTTCCATTCTTCTTGCCTTTGTCAACAAGTTCTTTCACATATGTCATTTTGAGTTCTTCTGTTTTCACCGTTATCCCCTCCCTTCCGGATATTACCTTTTCTTCTTCTGCAGTTCTTTAATCTCAACAAAAATTCTATTAGCCTCTTCTCTTTCTCCGGCTTGATACATCTCATCCATTTTTTCTGTCATTTTGTGAATATTCCTATCAGATTTTGATTGTTTTACCTTGTCCAAGCTGGATTTTATCAGGCTGTCTACATCTGCGTCAGGCAGCTTTTGGCTAAAGATTTCTGCAACCCTTGATTTCTCATCGTCATTTTCAAAGAAACCTATAATCTCCCCTGCCGTTATTGCCTTTTCTTCATTGGCTGATTTCTGAATAATTCCAGCAATTTTAGCATGGATATCATTGGAAAAATCAGCTGGCTTCAAGAGCTCAAAAATATTTTTTGCTTTCTTGAAATAATAAATACATATATTGAGAAGATAAATCTCTGCTATTATTTCACCTTTTTTCAACTCTAGCTCTGTTTTTTTACTATTTATTATATTATGTTTATTATTTCCATTTTTATTCTTATCCCTCAGCCTGTTTAGCTCTGCGTAAAGAGCCGGCTCATTTACCTGCATGATGTTCGAATACTTTTTTATATAAGCATCTACCTCTACGTTGCTTTCAACATCCATTAAAACTTCTGAAAAGCCCTTTGTAAATCTTATTCTATCTTGTATGTTATTTATGTCCAAACCCTTTTTTAAATTTTCAATTTTGTATTCTATAAGGGAAGTGCTTTTCCTAATTCTTTCCCTGAAGGCATCTATGCCTTCCTTTCTGATATATTCATCAGGATCCTTACCTGAGGGCAAGCTTAGAACCTTTACTACACAGCCTTCCTTCTCAAGGACGGATAAACCCTTCATTGTTGCAGTCTGGCCTGCCAAATCCGAATCATAAGAAATTATGATATCATTGGAAAACCGCTTCAACAGCTTCGCCTGATTTTCAGTGAAGGCTGTCCCCAATGAGGCAACAGCATTTTCCACTCCGAATTGATGCAGGGCTATTGCATCCATGTAACCTTCAACTACGATAATATTCTCAAGGTTTTGCAGCTTTTTAACAAAATTCAGTCCGTAAATATTGTACCCTTTGTTAAAAACAGGTGTATCCGGTGAATTGAGGTACTTCGGCTTCGAGTCATCCATAACTCTTCCCCCAAAGGCAATTACATTTCCCTTGAGATCTATTATAGGAAACATCACCCTGTTCCTGAACTTGTCGTAATATCTTTCGCCATCCTTATTCTTAACAATGAGCCCAGCCTTATACAGGAGTTCCGCATTAAAGCCCTTCCTCTTCAAGAAATCCAAGAGCTCATGCCATTTATCCGGAGCGAACCCCAGACCAAACCGCTTAATGATTGCTTCACTCAGACCTCTTCTTTTGAGGTATTCCATTGCCTTAATGTCTTTATTGAGATTGCTGTAAAAAAACCTTGCGGCTTCAGTATTAACCTTATATAATGCTTTTTGAAGCTTTGCTTTTTCGAGCTGTCTGGGATCATTGTCCTCTTCAAGCTGTATAGCTGCTCTTTCAGCAAGCAGCTTCACTGCTTCAATAAAATTGATTCTTTCGATTTTCTGTATAAAAGTTATTACGTTACCTCCAACACCGCATCCGAAACAGTTAAATATCTGTTTTGATGATGACACGCTGAAGGATGGTGTCTTCTCGGAATGGAAGGGGCATAAGGCTCCATAGTTGCTGCCGCTTCTTTTCAAAGTCATGTATCCCGAAATAACATCCACTATATCGTTTTTTTCTATTATCTCAGAAATCTTATCTTCTGAGAAAAGCATGTTGTTTTCCACCTTTATATTTATTAGAATATTTCTATCGATAATTAATATATTTATTCTCCATATATTTTAAATATCCTTCATATTCTGTGAAATTAGAAAGCTGAGTGATTTTTCAAATTCCTTGTCATCGCTTTCACGACGCTTTGCAGGGCCTTTTGTTCTTCCGCCGCTCCTTCGCACGACTCCTGACATATGTCTTTCAAAAAGCAGTTGGTCAATATTATTCTCATCATATATCATCCCGCTGAAGGATACTGCGTAAGCCTTCTTGCCAAGTACCAGGGATGCAAGTCCGAAGTCTCCTGTCACAACTAAATCTCCTTTTGATGCTTTATTAATTATTGCCATATCTACTGCCTGCGATACATTATCAACCATTATTTTTTCCATGGTCCCACCGGAATTGCAGCTGTGGTGGCATATGCTGTGAAAAAAAACAACACCGATTCCATATCGGGCTGCAACTTTTTCTATCAAGGCAGTAACTGGGCAGGCATCTCCATCTATAAGTATTCTCATATTGGTATCTCCATCACTGGATGGATTCAAAAACATAAAATTTTTCTTTAGAATCCGTCCACATTATGTTAAATAAGATAATTAGAGTGCCGAATTAAATTTTATTCGACACACAATTCAAATATCCTTCAAATTATAAGAAATTTTATCATTTTTTGTTCACTACACCTTCCATGGTGAAGGAATGAATAGCTCAGTGAACAAGTTTATGGCAAAACGGTCGGACATACCTGCGATATAATCACATACATATCTTTCTTTATTCGCATTATCATTTTCCCCAAAACCCTCAATGGGTATTTCCTCCGGGTACTCGATATAGTATTCGTACAAGCCCTTTACTATATTTTTTGCTTTTTTCTCTTCTACCTTTGCAGCGGAGCCAATATATACATTATCAAACATGAATTCCCTCAGTTCGTTAGTAGCCTGCATTACAGCACTGCTCATCACGATATTGTCTCTGCCCATACTTTCATTAATAATGTCCGTTATCATTGTATTTATCCTTTGGTTGTGGGTAAAGCCGAGAACCTCCATGCATTCTATTGGTATTGAAGATACTTCCAGTATACCTCCTCTTAATGCATCATCAATATCATGATTAATGTAAGCTATCCTGTCGGAAATACTTACTATTTTACCCTCCAGTGTTTCTGGCTCCAAGCTCCCTGTATGCTTCAAAATACCGTCCCTTACCTCATAGGTCAGGTTGAGGCCTCTTCCACTCTCCAGAAAGTCAACAACCCTGAGGCTTTGTTCATTATGCTTAAACCCGCCTGGATGTATATTGTTCAATTCCTTCTCCCCGGCATGTCCAAAGGGAGTATGCCCCAAGTCATGTCCCAGTGCGATTGCTTCAGTCAGGTCTTCATTCAATCTGAGCGCCCTTGCTATAGTCCTGGCTATCTGCGATACCTCAAGAGTATGCGTCAGCCTTGTTCTATAATGATCCCCTTCCGGTGATATAAATACCTGTGTCTTGTGCTTAAGCCTTCTGAAAGCTTTAGAATGAAGTATCCTATCTCTGTCCCTTTGGTAATCGGTTCTTATATCGCATTTTGTCTCTTCTGTAAGCCGTCCCCTTGTATTCATGCTTAGAGCGGCATACTTTGATAGATTTTGCTTTTCCAGATTTTCAGTGATTTCTCTTATTTTCATTTACCCATCTCCATTTGCAATTCCCCTTGCATATGCATAGCGGTTAAAAGAATTATATACAGATTTTAATATATTATTTATACGTAAATGTAATATACAACATAAATTTAAATATTCCTTTATATTCGCAAAATTTTTTGCATAAATAACGAGAGGCAACAGGAGCAATGTATCGGTAAATAAGTGCAAATCACTTATGTATATCGACTCACACGATATAAGCTTTGGACAGAATTAGAGCTTGCTACTTGTAAAATCCTAACGCGCATAAACCCGGCGTCCAAGGCTTTTGCATAAGCAAATAGGTTACATCTGTTTGTGGGCGTAGCCCACATCTAGGTATGCGCTAGGTTTACATCACGTAAACCTTACGGATTTTCCTACGTATCTTCACTCTATTCTGTTACCCAAAGACTTATAGCGAGTAGGCGCATCTAATCCACCTTAATTTGTCATGCGCCGTAAACGAGCTTCATAAAAGACTTCCTTAATCTAAAAATATTTTATTAGAAGCCTTTTATATAAGTGTTCGCTGATATACATAAGTTAATGCTCCCCTAAATCGTTACTGAGCTTTAGTTCACTTAGTAGTTAATTGGTGAGACAGCCATGCAAATAGCCTAAGCATGCTTATACAGAAATTGTTAATGGCTCTTAGGAGCGGAGCCTTAGAAATTACCGTGAGCGAGACAGGACGTCGAGCTAGCTTTCCAGGGACAAGGATGTCCTTTGGAAAGCGTTAGGTAATTCTTAGGCGCAGCGAGTTAGTGCCATCAATTTTTGTATACTCATACGTGGCTATTTGCATGGCTGTCCTTATTTTGCGATTTAGCACAAATATTAAAGGCTGCATAAAATGCAGCCCTGTGGTTAATCCGCTCCGAAGAAATATTTGTTTATATCATCTATTACTTTTTTAAGTTTTTCCTTATCTGCATAGAAATATTTAATATTTCTTATCTTTTCTTCCTGTATAAAGCCCGCTTGTTTTAATATATCCAAATGATGCGATACTGTTGGGGTGGATATTCCAACCAACTCGGACAATGCTTTCCCATAATTCTTATTGTTCACCAGTATTCGAAGTATCTCCATTCTGGATTTGTCATCAATAACCTTTAATATTTTGGAAAGCTCATCTAATAGGGCTTCTCGTTTGTCTCTAGTTACCCTGCAGTCAAAAACCACATAGAGCTTGTCACCTGAGAATATTCTTATGCACCTTTGGGGTGAAACGAAATATGAGGGAATTATGCAATATTCCTTGTAGCCGGAAAACAACTTCCTCGGCCTTCCGGATATCTTTTCGAGTGCTGATTCCACACTGTCCTTACCAGTGAAGCTGTCTACATATTGTATTCCAGCATCCATCCTGTCCTTACACCGCTCCAGCTTTGCCATAAAATCATTGTTAAGTACGGTTTTATAGGTATGTACAGTGTTCTTTTTTATATTCTCAGGGTGTTCAAAGAACTCCATAAGGTCATTGTCTTCAATTATCCACTTTATCTTTTCTTGAATTTTATACCGTTCCTTTTTATCGATAAAAGCTTTCTCTATCTTCACTTTTTCTATTTCTTCATTTAATAAGAAGTAGTAGAAATCAAGCAAGTCAAGGTGCTCAATATACTCAATAAACTTCGGTATTGATGTAAGCTCACCGCTTTCCAGTATGAGGTTCAATATATTCATACCCCCGGCAGGAAACAGCTTAATAGTATCCAACGCCTTCAGGTCATTGGTTTTAAGCTTTGATAATACCTCATCCGCCCATTTTATTTCATACTGGTGATGTGCAGCATCCGTAAGCAAATGCACGGCACAAATCAGTTCTATAACCGGAGAATTAAAAATCTTTACATTTGGCTCATTGTTCTCCCCATAAATCTCCATTGGCATTCATAACACCTCCCCGATTAGATATATATCTAATAAAAATATTACCAATTTATTAACAAACATGCAACAGAAAGTTTAAATCATTCAATACCTATTATTCTTAGCTCTTTTTCGTTAAGTTCCCTGAAGTCCCCAAGCTCCATGGTTTCGTCCAGCTTCAGATCCCCCATGGAAATTCGCTTTAGATATATAACTTCTTTATCTACTGACTTAAACATCCTTTTTACCTGATGGTACTTGCCCTCATATATTGTAATCTCAACCAAAGAAGCTTCGCCACTTTCCAGTATCTTAAGCTGCGAAGGCATAGTCCTGTATCCATCCTCCAGAGTAACACCGCTGTTGAAGGCTTCCACATCTTCTTCCGTCACTCTGCCCATGATTTTTGCAAGGTAGGTCTTGGGTACATGCTTTTTGGGAGACAACAGCCGGTGAGTGAGCTGCCCGTCATTCGTCAGCAGCAAAAGGCCTTCTGTATCCTTGTCCAGTCTGCCAACTGGAAAAGGGTTGAAGGCTTTGAATTCATCAGAGAGTAAATCCACTACCGTCCGCTCGCGGCTGTCTTCAGTGGCAGATATTACTCCCTGAGGCTTATTCATCAATATATATATAGTGTCCTTGTAAAAGAGCCTTCTTCCACCTACCTTAATTTCCTGAGATTCAGCCTCTACCTGCTGGCCTGAATCCTTCACCACAGTTCCATCTATTTCAACCGAGCCGCTTTTTATAAGCTCCTTTACTTCCTTTCTAGTGCCATACCCCATATTGGATAATATCTTGTCTATACGCTGTCTAGTACCCATCACTGTTTCTCCTTTTAAACGTTTTGCGAAATATCCTTAGCATTGTTCCTTCAGATTTCGTAAAAAGTATCCTTGTTGTTATTGAATTCGCACTATACCCAATGTGAATACTTTCGTGCGTTCAATATATCCATAAATATTTTAACATTCCACTAAGAATATATTATACAATATGCTTATATAAATCGCACATGAAAGATTACTTCGATTAGCTGCGATTTATAACGTTAATGAAGACGTTTCGCACTATCGAACTATTATTTAAAGGATTTAGTGCGAAAGTCCTAGAACATAGAAGTTTGAAAAATTAAAACCATTAGAATATAATGAAAATAAATGTATAAAGCTAACCCCATATATCTCCACTATTTCCGGCACTTAAGGAGGATTCTATGTATAACGATAACGTAACCCGGCTTTACAATAATATCAGCAGCAGGCTGCTCTTGGCAGATTGGCCACATTATATGGAGGATACACAGATTGAAATAAAAGCATATATGGAAGATAACCGCTTCATGGATAATCTTCATAAGATAGTAGAAAACAGGGATTACAGCTGCAGCGCTGTACTAACACTGTGCAAGAGCCTTATGGATGAGCTTGCACACGATAATATCCCCCTAAGCTGGCTCGAATATGTATACCAGTATGCCTTGAATAAATCCTTCCCCCATGCTGTTGAGACAGAGCTTCAAGACAACCTTGAAAACTCATGCCTTATATATTTGAATACTCTCAAGGTAATTTCTGAATTCCAGAAAAAAGACAGTGACAGCACATGGCAAAGTAAATACCCCATGATATTCCTCTCTGCTGAAGAAGAGGCCGAACTTGAGAACCCCTTGGAATATATGAAGTTCCTCAAAGCCTTCGATGATGAATATGTATATGAGATGATGAAGCTCAACCAGGAGGTCTTGGGTTATAACACGCTTGATCATATTTGCGGAGTGCATTATTTATCATTATATATAGGAAGAGAACTGAAAAAAGCAGGAATCCCCATTGACCTTGGCAGGGTTTCAGGGGCTGCTGCCGGTCATGATATAGGTAAATACGGGTGTAAATCCTCGGAGCTTAAAAGAGTGCCGTATCTCCACTACTATTATACCGATTTATGGTTCAAGAATCACGATATAACCTATATCGGGCACATAGCCATGAATCATTCCACCTGGGACCTGGAGCTTGAGAATCTCCCCCTGGAATCCCTCATACTCATTTACTCAGATTTCAGAGTAAAACAAAGAACAAATGAGGGCAGCAAAGAAATGAATATTTATTCCCTTCAGGATTCCTTTAGGGTTATTCTCGATAAACTGGACAATGTGGATGATACGAAGGAAAAGAAGTACAGACGTGTGTACTCCAAGCTTTTAGACTTTGAGGATTATATGGTGAATCTAGGTGTCGAGGTTGATATCAGCAGGATAACCAATGGCTTCCACGGGGAGTATAAGCGTAAAAACTGGCATTTTTCTCTGATGGGCGGAAAGCAAGTTATTAAGAATATCAAGTACCTCGCAATCAACCACAATATAAGCCTTATGTATCAGCTAAGAGATGAAGCTTCACTTAATCTGATACTGGAATCAGCCAGGAGTGAGAGCAATTGGAAAAGGCTAAGGGAATATATCCGGATTTTCGAGGAATATTCCACATATCTCACACAGAAGCAAAAGCTTATAACAATTAAGTTTCTCTATGATCAGGCGGTTCATTTGGAGGATGATATCCGAAGGCAGTGTTCGGAGCTTATCGGGCTGCTCATTGCTTCCTTTGATGAGGACTACCGCAAGGAGGTCCCTGAGGATGCCATACTTGACACTCCATCCATAACCAGCTATGCACTCTTGGACAGATATATGCAGCTTTTTATCAATCCCGATCACAAGATGGTACCTCTTCACAGAGGCTATTTGGGATACAACATCAGTATTGTGATATCTTCATTGTTTTCGCATTGCAGCAAGAATCAGGTGGAAAGCTTCAAGAAGGTTGTCGTCAAGTATTATAACGAAACCTCTCGAAGGTCTACTGAGACAAAACTGTACCTGCTTGAAGCTGTAAGGTGTATCCCAGTCTCCAATGAGCACAAGACAGACAAGAAAATTCTTGAGTATGTCGGAAGGATGTTGAAAGAAAAGAACACCGTTCTGAGGCTTTCTGCTTTAGATGTGGCCTATAATGTTTTGTTCCGTTCTTCAGGCCATATTGACGCATTAGGCGAAGAAGCAGTAATAAGCAACTTTGCACTTACTGTTAAGCAATTAATATCGAATAATCTGATAAGCTCCAGTTTTGCCTCTGAAAACTTCCTTAAATACAGAATAGCAGTTCTGCTTGGCATGGAACCGATGATATTGGATATGCTTTCAGACTTCTGTCAAAAAGATGTGCATAAGCTTTCCGAAATCTCCTTAAGCAATCTTAAGACAGCAACAGAGTGGGTGTTAAAAAGACTTCAGATAGACCTGCTCTTGGATTATTCCTTGAAAAACCCAAAATCCAATGGGTTTTATTCAGCCATGCATTTCTGCAATCTTCTGAAGGTCAGTGCTTCAGAAAATGTCCGCAACCGTGCCGGAGAAGCTCTGATACAGATAGTCCCTCATTTGTCGGTAGAACAGAGGAATGACATAGCTGTAGAAATGCTGAGAGCTCTTGAAATTGATGGCTATCAGTTTGCCGAATACATACCCAGCTATCTTGGAAAACTGATACTTTCCCTTGAGCCCGTCGAGCTTGATGAAGTCCTGGACGATTTCAAGGAGAAAATCAAAAACTCCACCCCTCACTTAGATTCCCTTATGGTAAAAACCATAAGCATAGCTATAGCAAACTATCCCGCGTATATTGAAATATCACATGAAGAGAAAGACATCTTTGAAAACAGACTTGAGAAAATGCTGGGTATCATCATTAATGGACTTGCCCATTACGATGGAAATGTAAAACAGGCTGCCTTCAGCGTTTTGGGTAAGGAAATCTTTGGCTCCACCACTCTAATGCTTAATGAAAAGCGGCAGATATTTACCCATATCGCAAAAAAGCTGCTGACACTTCTTGAGGATGATATCCAGGAAGGTCTGCTTTTTCTTACAAATTCTGCAGGCTTAAATAGCATATACAGATTTATTTCCGATTATACCTTTTTTTATAAGGACATTGATATTGTTATACCTGAGAAGGTTGCTTTCTTCCCGGGAGCCTTTGACCCCTTCTCCCTCGGCCATAAAGAGATTGCAAGAGCCATCCGGGATATGGGCTTTGAAGTCTATCTCGCAGTAGACGAATTTTCCTGGTCAAAGAAAACTCTTCCTAACCTTATCAGAAAAAATATTATAAATATGTCTATCGCGGATGAATTCAATATATACATTTATCCCGAGGACTATCCTGTGAATATCGCAAATAACTTGGATCTTGAAGTATTGAGGGATAGTTTCCCGTTATCAGAAGTATATATAGTTGCTGGAAGTGATGTTATCCTTAATGCTTCTGCATATAAAAAGGAAAAAAGCAAAAACTCCATACAGACGTTTTCACACATACTATTTGAAAGAAAGAGCTTGAACAGCCAGTATGAAAGTGATGATGATTACCTTGAGGAAACGGTTGGGAGAATTGACGGGAAAGTAATTCGGCTGTCTCTTCCTCCGCAATACGAGGATATCAGTTCTTCTCAGATAAGAAATAATGTGGACGAAAATAGAGATATATCTATGCTGGTTGACCCTCTGGCACAAAGGTTCATTTATGAAAATGGCTTCTACCAGAGCGAACCCCAGTATAAATCAATAATACAGACAAAATCTATTGAAATGGAAGTATTGGAAGAAGTCAACAGAGAGATTTTAGAAGAACTATCCAAAGCTATGAATATTAGCTGCGAGACCCTGACAGTCAGGTTCACCAGCTTTCTTAAGAAAACTTCCTGCAGGCTGCTGCTAATAAGGGATTCGGAGCATGGAAAGCAAATCCTTGGATTTTCTGCTTTCCATAGGCTGAATTTCAGTCTGCTTTATCAAGAATTCGGAAGCAGCTCAGTAACTGAGTATATTAGGAATAACTCCACAGGTAAAATAGTGCTTATTGATGGTATATTTATTGCCAATAATGCGGTTTTTGAGAACATGGAGCAGGTCCTTCTTGCTGAAACATTAGCTTACTGCTTATCAAGGGACTATGACTATGCGGTTTATAACAGCACCTTGAATGACTCCATATCCTATAGCATACTTGAGGTTCTCAGGCTTATGGGCTTCCGAGACATACCCTGCCTGGGATGTTCCAACAAGGTGCTCGCAGTGAATATCAGCACCCCTTGCACCTTGAATCTGGATATTGAAACCACTATTAAAGAACCTTACAGAAGCAGCAATGCATTTATAGCTGCGGTATCAAGAACCAGAAAAAG containing:
- a CDS encoding class I SAM-dependent methyltransferase translates to MILTPRLKIIADSIQGFETVADIGSDHAYLPIYLVKNGRVKSAIATDINSGPVEISKKALKSHKVEESVRVRQGNGLEVIAPKEAEVIVIAGMGGILIRDILDKDAKVAESAKLLILQPMRDSDKVRRWLITHGFDITDEELVKEQDKIYEVIWAKPAAAVKTAEGLMLMGDKIIEKKHPLAAEYINKKMSELEKVVAALEVMDMVSCRERAEECRVLINYYLEVLQWVQ
- the rpoD gene encoding RNA polymerase sigma factor RpoD — protein: MTYVKELVDKGKKNGTLTYKEIMDTFEEVEMDPEQIDKLYEYLETKGIDVVGAVENDVDMPPLDEETEEVDLDISIPEGISIDDPVRMYLKEIGKVPLLSSEEEVDLANKIKRNDLDAKRKLTEANLRLVVSIAKRYVGRGMLFLDLIQEGNLGLIKAVEKFDYTKGFKFSTYATWWIRQAITRAIADQARTIRIPVHMVETINKLIRVSRQLLQELGRDPIPEEIANEMGMTVDKVREIMKIAQEPVSLETPIGEEEDSHLGDFIPDEDAPAPAESAAFTLLKEQLMEVLDTLTPREEKVLKLRFGLEDGRARTLEEVGKEFNVTRERIRQIEAKALRKLRHPSRSKKLKDFLE
- the dnaG gene encoding DNA primase, with product MLFSEDKISEIIEKNDIVDVISGYMTLKRSGSNYGALCPFHSEKTPSFSVSSSKQIFNCFGCGVGGNVITFIQKIERINFIEAVKLLAERAAIQLEEDNDPRQLEKAKLQKALYKVNTEAARFFYSNLNKDIKAMEYLKRRGLSEAIIKRFGLGFAPDKWHELLDFLKRKGFNAELLYKAGLIVKNKDGERYYDKFRNRVMFPIIDLKGNVIAFGGRVMDDSKPKYLNSPDTPVFNKGYNIYGLNFVKKLQNLENIIVVEGYMDAIALHQFGVENAVASLGTAFTENQAKLLKRFSNDIIISYDSDLAGQTATMKGLSVLEKEGCVVKVLSLPSGKDPDEYIRKEGIDAFRERIRKSTSLIEYKIENLKKGLDINNIQDRIRFTKGFSEVLMDVESNVEVDAYIKKYSNIMQVNEPALYAELNRLRDKNKNGNNKHNIINSKKTELELKKGEIIAEIYLLNICIYYFKKAKNIFELLKPADFSNDIHAKIAGIIQKSANEEKAITAGEIIGFFENDDEKSRVAEIFSQKLPDADVDSLIKSSLDKVKQSKSDRNIHKMTEKMDEMYQAGEREEANRIFVEIKELQKKKR
- a CDS encoding YaiI/YqxD family protein, which codes for MRILIDGDACPVTALIEKVAARYGIGVVFFHSICHHSCNSGGTMEKIMVDNVSQAVDMAIINKASKGDLVVTGDFGLASLVLGKKAYAVSFSGMIYDENNIDQLLFERHMSGVVRRSGGRTKGPAKRRESDDKEFEKSLSFLISQNMKDI
- a CDS encoding deoxyguanosinetriphosphate triphosphohydrolase, with translation MKIREITENLEKQNLSKYAALSMNTRGRLTEETKCDIRTDYQRDRDRILHSKAFRRLKHKTQVFISPEGDHYRTRLTHTLEVSQIARTIARALRLNEDLTEAIALGHDLGHTPFGHAGEKELNNIHPGGFKHNEQSLRVVDFLESGRGLNLTYEVRDGILKHTGSLEPETLEGKIVSISDRIAYINHDIDDALRGGILEVSSIPIECMEVLGFTHNQRINTMITDIINESMGRDNIVMSSAVMQATNELREFMFDNVYIGSAAKVEEKKAKNIVKGLYEYYIEYPEEIPIEGFGENDNANKERYVCDYIAGMSDRFAINLFTELFIPSPWKV
- a CDS encoding winged helix-turn-helix domain-containing protein translates to MPMEIYGENNEPNVKIFNSPVIELICAVHLLTDAAHHQYEIKWADEVLSKLKTNDLKALDTIKLFPAGGMNILNLILESGELTSIPKFIEYIEHLDLLDFYYFLLNEEIEKVKIEKAFIDKKERYKIQEKIKWIIEDNDLMEFFEHPENIKKNTVHTYKTVLNNDFMAKLERCKDRMDAGIQYVDSFTGKDSVESALEKISGRPRKLFSGYKEYCIIPSYFVSPQRCIRIFSGDKLYVVFDCRVTRDKREALLDELSKILKVIDDKSRMEILRILVNNKNYGKALSELVGISTPTVSHHLDILKQAGFIQEEKIRNIKYFYADKEKLKKVIDDINKYFFGAD
- a CDS encoding pseudouridine synthase: MGTRQRIDKILSNMGYGTRKEVKELIKSGSVEIDGTVVKDSGQQVEAESQEIKVGGRRLFYKDTIYILMNKPQGVISATEDSRERTVVDLLSDEFKAFNPFPVGRLDKDTEGLLLLTNDGQLTHRLLSPKKHVPKTYLAKIMGRVTEEDVEAFNSGVTLEDGYRTMPSQLKILESGEASLVEITIYEGKYHQVKRMFKSVDKEVIYLKRISMGDLKLDETMELGDFRELNEKELRIIGIE